Proteins encoded by one window of Cervus canadensis isolate Bull #8, Minnesota chromosome 18, ASM1932006v1, whole genome shotgun sequence:
- the DEDD2 gene encoding DNA-binding death effector domain-containing protein 2, protein MALSGSTPAPSWEEDECLDYYGMLSLHRMFEVVGGQLTECELELLAFLLDEVPGAPGGLARARSGLELLLELERRGQCDESNLRLLGQLLRLLSRHDLLPHLARKRRRPVSPERYSYGSSNSSSRRMEGSCRRRRQSSSSSNAEQGQWETGSPPTKRQRRSRGRPSGGARRRRRGGTTAPQQQQEPARPTSEGKVTCDIRLRVRAEYCEHGPALEQGVASRRPQALARQLDVFGQATAVLRSRDLGSVVCDIKFSELSYLDAFWGDYLSGALLQALRGVFLTEALREAVGREAVRLLVSVDEADYEAGRRRLLLMEEEGGRRSPEAS, encoded by the exons ATGGCGCTGTCCGGGTCGACCCCGGCCCCGAGCTGGGAGGAGGATGAGTGTCTGGACTACTACGGGATGCTATCGCTTCACCGTATGTTCGAGGTGGTGGGCGGGCAGCTGACCGAGTGCGAGCTGGAGCTGCTAGCCTTCCTGCTGGACGAGGTCCCCGGTGCCCCAGGCGGCCTGGCCCGCGCCCGCAGTGGCCTGGAGCTGCTGCTGGAGCTGGAGCGCCGCGGGCAGTGCGACGAGAGCAACCTGAGGCTGCTGGGGCAACTCCTGCGCCTACTGTCCCGCCACGACTTGCTGCCGCACCTGGCGCGCAAGCGGCGTCGGCCAG tGTCTCCAGAGCGCTACAGCTATGGCTCATCCAACTCTTCTTCGAGGAGGATGGAGGGCAGCTGCCGGCGCCGCCGCCAGTCAAGCAGTTCGTCGAATGCTGAGCAGGGTCAGTGGGAGACAG GTTCTCCCCCAACGAAGCGGCAGCGGCGGAGTCGGGGCCGTCCCAGTGGTGGTGCCAGACGGCGGCGGAGGGGGGGTACCACCGCcccccagcagcagcaggagccagCCCGGCCCACCTCAGAAGGCAAAGTGACCTGTG ACATCCGGCTCAGGGTGAGAGCAGAGTACTGTGAGCACGGGCCAGCCTTGGAGCAGGGCGTGGCCTCGCGGCGGCCCCAAGCACTGGCCCGGCAGTTGGATGTGTTTGGGCAGGCCACTGCGGTGCTGCGCTCCCGGGACCTGGGCTCCGTGGTGTGCGACATCAAGTTCTCCGAGCTCTCCTACCTGGACGCCTTCTGGGGCGACTACCTGAGCGGTGCCCTGCTGCAGGCCCTGCGGGGCGTGTTCCTGACTGAGGCGCTGCGCGAGGCGGTGGGCCGGGAGGCCGTCCGCCTGCTGGTCAGCGTGGACGAGGCCGACTACGAGGCTGGCCGGCGCCGCCTGCTGCTGATGGAAGAGGAGGGGGGACGGCGCTCGCCCGAGGCCTCCTGA